One Triticum dicoccoides isolate Atlit2015 ecotype Zavitan chromosome 5B, WEW_v2.0, whole genome shotgun sequence genomic window carries:
- the LOC119311770 gene encoding auxin-responsive protein IAA13-like codes for MAGADVDVGTELRLGLPGGGAEAAKAGKRGYEDTIDLKLTLPTGGGMQEDSAGKPEPAADKAKRPAEAAAADPEKPPAPKAQAVGWPPVRSYRRNAMTVQSVKIKKEEETEKQQPAAGAAAGANGSNFVKVSMDGAPYLRKVDLKMYNTYKDLSIALQKMFSTFTATGNEGKMVEAVNGSDVVTTYEDKDGDWMLVGDVPWEMFVASCKRLRIMKGSEAIGLAPRAKDKYKNKS; via the exons ATGGCTGGCGCCGACGTCgacgtcgggacggagctcaggctcGGGCTGCCCGGGGGCGGCGCCGAGGCGGCCAAGGCCGGGAAGAGGGGCTATGAGGACACCATTGACTTGAAGCTCACGCTGCCCACCGGCGGCGGCATGCAGGAAGACTCCGCCGGCAAGCCGGAGCCGGCCGCCGACAAGGCCAAGAGGCCCGCGGAGGCCGCGGCCGCCGACCCCGAGAAGCCACCTGCTCCCAA GGCACAGGCTGTGGGTTGGCCACCAGTCCGGTCGTACCGCAGGAACGCCATGACCGTCCAGTCGgtcaagatcaagaaggaggaggagacCGAGAAGCAGCAGCCTGCTGCTGGCGCCGCTGCTGGCGCCAACGGCTCCAACTTTGTCAAGGTGAGCATGGACGGCGCGCCCTACCTGCGCAAGGTGGATCTCAAGATGTACAACACCTACAAGGACCTCTCCATTGCTCTGCAGAAGATGTTCAGCACCTTCACCGCAACTG GGAATGAGGGGAAGATGGTTGAGGCAGTGAACGGTTCAGATGTTGTTACTACTTACGAAGACAAGGATGGAGACTGGATGCTTGTTGGAGACGTCCCATGGGA GATGTTTGTTGCTTCATGCAAACGCTTGAGGATCATGAAGGGGTCCGAAGCCATCGGTCTTG CACCAAGGGCCAAGGACAAGTACAAGAACAAGAGCTAA